The following proteins are co-located in the Streptomyces sp. DT2A-34 genome:
- a CDS encoding YihY/virulence factor BrkB family protein, translated as MDWLKKLPGVGPMVARLMTTHAWRSYERMDRVKWTRLAAAMTFTSFVALFPLLTVAAAIAAATLSRKQQDQLEDKITDQVPGISDQLDIDGLVQNAGTVGLIAGAVLLFTGIGWVGSMRECLRAVWEVPEDEGNPVLRKAKDAGVLVGFGGAVLVTLAASAVASAMVGWITRQLGIDEGGWGGVLLQIAAFLVAVLANFLLLLYVLTLLPGVEPPRRRLMVAALIGAVGFELLKLLLSGYMQGVATKSMYGAFGVPVALLLWINFTAKLVVFCAAWTATQGKEVELADGAEDSGSSEDSGESAGSGRSAESGESSEPGPGESDDAGEAEKPGRPERPGDPERPGDPERPGDPENPGVRGGSGGAPGRAAATGG; from the coding sequence ATGGACTGGCTGAAGAAACTCCCCGGCGTCGGGCCGATGGTGGCCCGGCTCATGACCACGCACGCGTGGCGGTCGTACGAGCGCATGGACCGGGTGAAGTGGACACGGCTGGCCGCCGCGATGACGTTCACCAGTTTCGTCGCGCTGTTTCCGTTGCTCACCGTGGCCGCCGCCATCGCCGCCGCGACGCTCAGCAGGAAGCAGCAGGACCAGCTGGAAGACAAGATCACCGACCAGGTCCCCGGCATCTCCGACCAGCTCGACATCGACGGCCTGGTCCAGAACGCCGGCACCGTCGGCCTCATCGCCGGCGCCGTCCTGCTGTTCACCGGCATCGGCTGGGTCGGCTCCATGCGCGAGTGTCTGCGCGCGGTGTGGGAGGTGCCCGAGGACGAGGGGAACCCCGTCCTGCGCAAGGCCAAGGACGCGGGCGTCCTGGTCGGCTTCGGGGGCGCCGTACTGGTGACGCTCGCGGCCTCCGCCGTCGCCTCCGCCATGGTCGGCTGGATCACCCGGCAGCTCGGCATCGACGAGGGCGGCTGGGGCGGGGTCCTGCTGCAGATCGCCGCGTTCCTTGTCGCCGTACTCGCCAACTTCCTGCTCCTGCTGTACGTCCTGACCCTGCTGCCCGGCGTCGAACCGCCACGCCGCCGGCTGATGGTGGCCGCGCTGATCGGCGCGGTCGGGTTCGAACTGCTGAAGTTGCTGCTGAGCGGCTATATGCAGGGCGTGGCCACGAAGAGCATGTACGGCGCGTTCGGCGTGCCGGTCGCCCTGCTGCTGTGGATCAACTTCACCGCGAAGCTGGTGGTGTTCTGCGCCGCCTGGACGGCGACGCAGGGCAAGGAGGTCGAACTCGCCGACGGGGCCGAAGACTCGGGCTCCTCCGAAGACTCGGGCGAGTCCGCAGGGTCGGGCCGGTCAGCGGAGTCGGGCGAGTCTTCGGAGCCGGGGCCAGGAGAGTCCGACGACGCGGGCGAGGCCGAGAAGCCCGGGCGCCCCGAGCGGCCCGGGGACCCCGAGCGGCCCGGGGACCCCGAGCGGCCCGGGGACCCCGAGAACCCCGGAGTCAGGGGCGGCTCCGGCGGCGCACCAGGTCGGGCAGCGGCCACCGGCGGTTGA
- a CDS encoding FAD-binding protein, producing MPADTVSVTGWGRTAPTTARLIRPRTYEEAAAAVRGCGARGGIPRGLGRAYGDAAQNAGGTVLDMTGLDRVHAIDADGGTVLCDAGVSLHRLMEVLLPLGWFVPVTPGTRYVTVGGAIGADIHGKNHHVSGSFSRHVLSLELLTADGEIHTVRRGTPLFDATTGGMGLTGVILTATVQLQPVQTSLMSVDTERARDLDDLMARLVATDDHYRYSVAWIDLLARGAATGRAVLTRGDHAPLEALREGTRARREPLAFRPSRLPAAPAFVPEGLLSRRTVGWFNELWYRRAPRARTGELQKLSAFFHPLDGVPHWNRIYGRGGFVQYQFAVGNGQEDTLRRIVRRISEHRCPSFLAVLKRFGDADPGWLSFPVPGWTLALDIPAGLPGLAVLLDELDEEVAAAGGRVYLAKDSRLRPELLAAMYPRLDDFRALRAELDPRGVFVSDLARRLGL from the coding sequence ATGCCTGCCGACACCGTCTCCGTCACGGGATGGGGCCGCACCGCCCCCACCACCGCCCGTCTGATCCGCCCACGGACGTACGAGGAGGCCGCGGCGGCCGTTCGGGGCTGTGGGGCCCGCGGGGGCATCCCGAGGGGCCTGGGGCGGGCGTACGGGGACGCGGCGCAGAACGCCGGGGGCACGGTGCTCGACATGACGGGTCTGGACCGCGTCCACGCGATCGACGCCGACGGCGGCACCGTGCTGTGCGACGCGGGGGTCTCCCTGCACCGGCTGATGGAGGTGCTGCTGCCGCTCGGCTGGTTCGTGCCGGTGACGCCGGGCACCCGCTATGTGACGGTCGGCGGCGCGATCGGCGCCGACATCCACGGCAAGAACCACCACGTCTCGGGCTCCTTCTCCCGCCACGTCCTGTCCTTGGAACTCCTCACCGCCGACGGCGAGATCCACACCGTCCGCCGCGGCACGCCGCTGTTCGACGCCACCACCGGCGGCATGGGCCTGACGGGCGTGATCCTGACCGCGACGGTCCAACTCCAGCCGGTGCAGACCTCGTTGATGTCGGTCGACACGGAGCGCGCGCGGGACCTCGACGACCTGATGGCCCGCCTGGTCGCCACCGACGACCATTACCGCTACTCGGTCGCGTGGATCGACCTGCTGGCGCGCGGCGCGGCGACGGGCCGCGCGGTGCTCACGCGCGGCGACCACGCGCCCCTGGAGGCACTGCGCGAAGGCACGCGCGCGCGTAGAGAGCCGCTCGCCTTCCGCCCCTCCCGCCTGCCCGCCGCGCCCGCCTTCGTTCCGGAGGGACTGCTGAGCCGCCGTACGGTCGGCTGGTTCAACGAGCTCTGGTACCGCAGGGCTCCACGCGCGCGTACCGGCGAACTGCAGAAGCTCTCCGCCTTCTTCCACCCCCTGGACGGCGTCCCCCACTGGAACCGGATCTACGGCCGGGGCGGCTTCGTGCAGTACCAGTTCGCCGTCGGGAACGGCCAGGAGGACACCCTGCGCCGGATCGTGCGGCGCATCTCCGAGCACCGCTGCCCGTCCTTCCTGGCCGTCCTCAAGCGCTTCGGGGACGCCGACCCCGGCTGGCTCTCCTTCCCCGTCCCCGGCTGGACGCTGGCCCTGGACATCCCGGCCGGCCTGCCCGGCCTCGCCGTCCTCCTCGACGAGTTGGACGAGGAGGTGGCCGCGGCGGGCGGGCGCGTCTACCTCGCCAAGGACTCCCGGCTGCGGCCCGAACTGCTCGCCGCGATGTACCCCCGCCTGGACGACTTCCGCGCGCTGCGCGCGGAGCTCGACCCGCGCGGGGTGTTCGTCTCGGACCTGGCCCGCCGCCTCGGCCTTTAG
- the trpS gene encoding tryptophan--tRNA ligase has protein sequence MASDRPRVLSGIQPTAGSFHLGNYLGAVRQWVALQETHDAFYMVVDLHAITVPQDPKELRANTRLAAAQLLAAGLDPERCTLFVQSHVPEHAQLAWVMNCFTGFGEASRMTQFKDKSAKQGAERASVGLFTYPILQVADILLYQANEVPVGEDQRQHIELTRDLAERFNGRFGPTFTVPKPYILKETAKIYDLQDPSIKMSKSASTPKGLINLLDEPRTTAKKVKSAVTDTETVIRYDVGNKPGVSNLLTIYSTLTGTGIAELEQKYDGKGYGALKTDLAEVMVEFVTPFRERTQQYLDDPETLDSILAKGAEKARAVAAETLSQAYDRVGFLPAKH, from the coding sequence ATGGCCTCTGATCGACCCCGCGTGCTCTCCGGAATCCAGCCCACCGCAGGCTCGTTCCACCTCGGCAACTACCTCGGCGCCGTCCGCCAGTGGGTGGCGCTGCAGGAGACCCACGACGCGTTCTACATGGTCGTCGACCTGCACGCGATCACGGTCCCGCAGGACCCGAAGGAACTGCGCGCCAACACCCGCCTGGCCGCCGCACAGCTCCTCGCGGCCGGACTCGACCCCGAGCGCTGCACGCTCTTCGTCCAGAGCCACGTCCCCGAGCACGCCCAGCTCGCCTGGGTCATGAACTGCTTCACCGGCTTCGGCGAGGCCTCCCGCATGACCCAGTTCAAGGACAAGTCCGCCAAGCAGGGCGCCGAGCGGGCCTCCGTCGGCCTGTTCACGTACCCGATCCTGCAGGTCGCGGACATCCTGCTGTACCAGGCCAACGAGGTCCCGGTCGGCGAGGACCAGCGCCAGCACATCGAGCTCACGCGCGACCTCGCCGAGCGCTTCAACGGCCGCTTCGGCCCGACCTTCACCGTCCCGAAGCCGTACATCCTCAAGGAGACGGCGAAGATCTACGACCTTCAGGACCCGTCGATCAAGATGAGCAAGTCGGCGTCGACGCCGAAGGGCCTCATCAACCTCCTCGACGAGCCCAGGACCACCGCCAAGAAGGTCAAGAGCGCGGTCACCGACACCGAGACCGTCATCCGCTACGACGTCGGGAACAAGCCGGGCGTCAGCAACCTGCTCACCATCTACTCGACCCTCACGGGGACGGGAATCGCGGAACTGGAGCAGAAGTACGACGGCAAGGGCTACGGTGCGCTCAAGACGGACCTCGCCGAGGTCATGGTCGAGTTCGTGACGCCCTTCCGGGAGCGCACCCAGCAGTATCTGGACGATCCGGAGACGCTGGACTCGATCCTGGCCAAGGGCGCGGAGAAGGCGCGCGCCGTCGCCGCGGAGACGCTCTCCCAGGCGTACGACAGGGTGGGTTTCCTGCCCGCGAAGCACTGA
- a CDS encoding 2'-5' RNA ligase family protein, with protein sequence MGTVTIGVSIAVPEPHGSLLQERRAGFGDAAAHGIPTHVTLLPPTEVDASLLPAIEAHLEEVAAAGRAFPMRLSGTGTFRPLSPVVFVQVVEGAEACTWLQKQVRDASGPVARELQFPYHPHVTVAHGIDDESMDRAFEELADYRAEWPCTGFALYEQGADGVWRKLRDFTFGGTVVPPQAGHVERETLR encoded by the coding sequence GTGGGGACCGTAACGATCGGCGTGTCGATCGCGGTCCCGGAGCCTCACGGCAGCCTGCTCCAGGAGCGGCGCGCGGGCTTCGGCGACGCCGCTGCTCACGGCATCCCCACGCACGTCACGCTGCTGCCGCCGACAGAGGTCGACGCCTCGCTGCTGCCCGCGATCGAGGCCCATCTCGAGGAGGTCGCGGCCGCCGGCCGTGCCTTCCCGATGCGGCTGTCCGGCACCGGCACCTTCCGGCCCCTCTCGCCGGTCGTCTTCGTCCAGGTCGTCGAGGGCGCCGAGGCCTGCACCTGGCTGCAGAAGCAGGTCCGCGACGCCTCCGGGCCCGTGGCGCGCGAACTGCAGTTCCCGTACCACCCGCACGTCACGGTCGCGCACGGAATCGACGACGAGTCGATGGACCGCGCCTTCGAGGAACTGGCCGACTACCGGGCCGAGTGGCCCTGCACCGGATTCGCCCTCTACGAACAGGGCGCCGACGGCGTGTGGCGCAAGCTGAGGGACTTCACCTTCGGGGGCACGGTGGTGCCGCCGCAGGCGGGGCATGTGGAGCGCGAGACGCTCCGCTAG
- a CDS encoding phosphatase PAP2 family protein translates to MRGTERRILSAFHARGRDPRVASAARALSWAGEHGALWLAAGLAGAAVDGGRRGAWLRGTALTAGAHLVSMGVKRVVRRPRPAHVTPLVRTAGRHSFPSSHATSAAAAAVAYGTLGAYVIPPLAAAMCVSRLVVGVHYPSDVAAGAALGALTACVGAGWMRKGSAHD, encoded by the coding sequence CTGCGGGGCACGGAGCGCCGGATCCTTTCGGCGTTCCACGCCCGCGGCCGCGACCCACGCGTCGCCTCCGCCGCGCGCGCCCTGTCCTGGGCCGGCGAGCACGGCGCGCTGTGGCTGGCGGCGGGCCTCGCGGGGGCCGCCGTGGACGGAGGGCGACGCGGCGCCTGGTTGCGCGGCACGGCGCTCACCGCGGGTGCGCACCTCGTCAGCATGGGGGTGAAAAGGGTGGTGCGCCGCCCGCGTCCGGCGCATGTCACGCCCCTCGTGCGCACCGCCGGCCGGCACTCCTTCCCCAGCTCCCACGCGACCTCCGCCGCGGCCGCCGCCGTCGCCTACGGCACGCTCGGCGCGTACGTGATCCCGCCGCTCGCCGCCGCGATGTGCGTGTCACGCCTGGTCGTCGGCGTGCACTACCCCTCGGACGTGGCGGCGGGCGCGGCCCTGGGGGCGCTCACGGCGTGCGTCGGGGCGGGCTGGATGAGGAAGGGGAGCGCCCATGACTGA
- a CDS encoding GtrA family protein, producing the protein MVGTRAWGGRRELLGFAAVGLLAYAVDLALFTCLRGPAALDPLTAKALSFVAGCTVAYAGNALGTYRHTHPRGLRPYAVFFAVNIAGALVQLLCLAVSHYGLGLTSQRADTVSGAGIGMVLATVLRFWGTRTLVFRAEGRVGSWTG; encoded by the coding sequence TTGGTAGGTACGCGTGCGTGGGGCGGCCGACGCGAACTCCTCGGCTTCGCCGCCGTCGGCCTCCTCGCCTACGCCGTCGACCTCGCCCTCTTCACCTGCCTGCGCGGCCCCGCCGCCCTGGACCCCCTCACCGCCAAAGCCCTCTCCTTCGTCGCCGGCTGCACGGTCGCCTACGCCGGGAACGCGCTCGGCACCTACCGCCACACCCACCCGAGGGGCCTGCGGCCCTACGCCGTCTTCTTCGCGGTGAACATCGCCGGAGCGCTCGTACAGCTCCTCTGTCTCGCTGTCAGCCACTACGGCCTCGGCCTCACCTCGCAGCGCGCGGACACCGTCTCCGGGGCAGGAATCGGGATGGTCCTGGCTACAGTCCTGCGGTTCTGGGGCACTCGGACATTGGTCTTCCGTGCGGAGGGCAGAGTCGGGTCATGGACTGGCTGA
- a CDS encoding decaprenylphospho-beta-D-erythro-pentofuranosid-2-ulose 2-reductase, producing MKDAFGIPQSLLVLGGTSKIALATARRLIARRTRTVWLAGRPSPALEQSAADLRALGADVHTVAFDALDPESHEAVLGKVFAEGDVDMVLLAFGVLGDQARDEREPLNAVRVAQTNYTGAVSASLVSAGALQSQGHGSLVVLSSVAGERARRANFIYGSSKAGLDAFTQGLGDALHGTGVHVMVVRPGFVRSKMTAGLDEAPLATTPEAVATAIELGLRRRSETVWVPGALRVVMSALRHAPRALFRRLPV from the coding sequence GTGAAGGACGCCTTCGGCATCCCCCAGTCCCTGCTCGTCCTCGGCGGTACGTCCAAGATCGCGCTGGCCACCGCACGCCGCCTGATCGCGCGCCGCACCCGCACGGTCTGGCTGGCGGGCCGCCCGTCGCCCGCCCTGGAGCAGTCCGCGGCCGATCTGCGCGCCCTGGGGGCCGACGTGCACACCGTGGCCTTCGACGCGCTGGACCCCGAGTCCCACGAGGCGGTGCTCGGCAAGGTGTTCGCGGAGGGCGACGTCGACATGGTGCTCCTCGCCTTCGGAGTCCTCGGCGACCAGGCGCGCGACGAGCGTGAGCCGCTGAACGCGGTACGCGTGGCCCAGACCAACTACACGGGCGCCGTGTCGGCGAGCCTGGTCAGCGCCGGCGCCCTCCAGTCCCAGGGCCACGGCTCGCTCGTCGTCCTCTCCTCCGTCGCCGGTGAACGGGCCCGCCGCGCCAACTTCATCTACGGCTCCAGCAAGGCCGGCCTCGACGCCTTCACCCAGGGCCTGGGCGACGCACTGCACGGCACCGGCGTACACGTCATGGTCGTACGCCCCGGGTTCGTACGCTCGAAAATGACCGCAGGCCTGGACGAAGCCCCCCTCGCGACCACCCCGGAAGCGGTAGCCACGGCCATCGAACTGGGCCTGCGCCGACGCTCGGAGACGGTGTGGGTCCCGGGCGCGCTCAGGGTGGTGATGTCGGCACTGCGGCACGCGCCGCGGGCGCTGTTCCGAAGGTTGCCGGTCTAG
- a CDS encoding decaprenyl-phosphate phosphoribosyltransferase, which translates to MTEAAPLTSAASDREALLHEQRTPPRPSAPPPRKGGLRALPKGLLRTARPKQWVKNILVIAAPAAAGELFSAGALTQLALVFALFTACASAVYLVNDARDAEADRAHPTKRHRPVAAGQVPVPVAYAVGGALAVLAPATAAWLTSPAVAALLTAYLGMQLAYCVSLKHVLVVDLVVVTTGFLMRAVVGGLALGIPLSRWFLITTGFGALFMVSAKRYSEAVQMAGKAGATRALLTEYTTGYLRFVWQLAAGVAVLGYCLWALEEGGVPHTSVLPWRQLSMVAFILAILRYAVFADRGTAGEPEDVVLHDRALAVIGLAWLAMYGLAVANW; encoded by the coding sequence ATGACTGAGGCAGCGCCCCTCACGAGTGCCGCGAGCGACCGGGAAGCGCTGCTCCACGAGCAGCGCACGCCCCCGCGACCATCCGCACCACCACCCCGCAAAGGCGGCCTCCGCGCGCTCCCCAAAGGCCTCCTCAGGACCGCGCGCCCCAAGCAGTGGGTCAAGAACATCCTGGTCATCGCGGCTCCGGCCGCCGCCGGCGAGCTCTTCTCGGCCGGCGCCCTGACCCAACTCGCGCTCGTCTTCGCCCTCTTCACCGCCTGCGCCTCCGCCGTCTACCTGGTCAACGACGCCCGCGACGCCGAAGCGGACCGCGCGCACCCCACCAAACGCCACCGCCCGGTCGCCGCGGGACAGGTCCCCGTGCCCGTCGCGTACGCCGTGGGAGGCGCCCTCGCCGTCCTCGCGCCGGCCACCGCGGCCTGGCTGACCTCGCCCGCCGTCGCCGCCCTGCTCACCGCGTACCTCGGCATGCAACTGGCGTACTGCGTCAGCCTCAAGCACGTCCTGGTCGTCGACCTCGTCGTCGTCACGACCGGGTTCCTGATGCGGGCGGTGGTCGGCGGGCTCGCGCTCGGCATCCCGCTGTCGCGCTGGTTCCTCATCACGACCGGGTTCGGGGCGCTGTTCATGGTGTCGGCCAAGCGCTACTCCGAAGCCGTGCAGATGGCCGGGAAAGCGGGCGCCACGCGCGCGTTGCTCACCGAGTACACCACCGGCTATCTGCGCTTCGTGTGGCAGTTGGCGGCCGGAGTCGCCGTCCTCGGCTACTGCCTGTGGGCCCTGGAGGAAGGCGGCGTCCCGCACACCAGCGTGCTGCCCTGGCGCCAGCTGTCCATGGTCGCCTTCATCCTCGCGATCCTGCGCTACGCCGTCTTCGCCGATCGCGGCACGGCGGGCGAACCCGAGGACGTCGTCCTGCACGACCGCGCGCTCGCCGTCATCGGCCTGGCGTGGCTGGCGATGTACGGGCTGGCGGTGGCCAATTGGTAG
- a CDS encoding glycine hydroxymethyltransferase codes for MPAEPLSTESTAFRAALDVIRAVEPRVADAIGQEVADQREMLKLIASENYASPATLLAMGNWFSDKYAEGTVGRRFYAGCRNVDTVESLAAEHARELFGARHAYVQPHSGIDANLVAFWAVLAARVEAPALEKAGVRQVNDLSEADWAELRQAFGNQRMLGMSLDAGGHLTHGFRPNISGKMFDQRSYGTDPATGLIDYEALRVSAREFKPLIIVAGYSAYPRLVNFRIMREIADEVGATLMVDMAHFAGLVAGKVLTGDFDPVPHAQIVTTTTHKSLRGPRGGMVLCDDSLKDQVDRGCPMVLGGPLPHVMAAKAVALAEARQESFRDYAQRIVDNSRALADGLMRRGATLVTGGTDNHLNLIDVASSYGLTGRQAEAALLDSGIVTNRNAIPADPNGAWYTSGIRIGTPALTTRGLGTAEMDEVAALIDRVLTTTEPGTTKSGAPSKAAHVLDPKIADEISHRATDLVAGFPLYPEIDLG; via the coding sequence ATGCCAGCCGAGCCCCTCTCCACCGAGTCCACCGCCTTCCGCGCCGCCCTCGACGTGATCCGCGCCGTCGAGCCGCGGGTGGCCGACGCCATCGGCCAGGAGGTCGCCGACCAGCGCGAGATGCTCAAACTGATCGCCTCCGAGAACTACGCCTCCCCGGCCACCCTCCTGGCGATGGGCAACTGGTTCAGCGACAAGTACGCCGAGGGCACCGTCGGCCGCCGCTTCTACGCCGGCTGCCGCAACGTCGACACCGTCGAGTCCCTCGCCGCCGAACACGCCCGCGAGCTCTTCGGCGCCCGCCACGCCTACGTCCAGCCCCACTCCGGCATCGACGCCAACCTCGTCGCCTTCTGGGCCGTCCTCGCCGCCCGCGTCGAGGCCCCCGCCCTGGAGAAGGCCGGCGTCCGCCAGGTCAACGACCTCTCCGAGGCCGACTGGGCCGAGCTCCGCCAGGCCTTCGGCAACCAGCGCATGCTCGGCATGTCCCTGGACGCCGGCGGCCACCTCACCCACGGCTTCCGCCCGAACATCTCCGGCAAGATGTTCGACCAGCGCTCCTACGGCACCGACCCCGCCACGGGCCTGATCGACTACGAGGCGCTGCGCGTGTCGGCCCGCGAGTTCAAGCCGCTGATCATCGTCGCCGGCTACTCCGCCTACCCCCGCCTCGTGAACTTCCGGATCATGCGCGAGATCGCCGACGAGGTCGGCGCCACGCTCATGGTCGACATGGCCCACTTCGCCGGCCTGGTGGCGGGCAAGGTGCTGACCGGCGACTTCGACCCGGTCCCGCACGCCCAGATCGTCACCACCACCACCCACAAGTCGCTGCGCGGCCCGCGCGGCGGCATGGTCCTGTGCGACGACTCCCTCAAGGACCAGGTCGACCGCGGCTGCCCGATGGTCCTCGGCGGCCCGCTCCCGCACGTCATGGCCGCCAAGGCCGTCGCCCTCGCCGAGGCCCGCCAGGAGTCCTTCCGCGACTACGCCCAGCGCATCGTCGACAACTCCCGGGCGCTGGCCGATGGCCTGATGCGCCGGGGCGCGACCCTCGTGACCGGCGGTACGGACAACCACCTGAACCTGATCGACGTCGCCTCCTCCTACGGCCTCACCGGCCGCCAGGCCGAGGCCGCGCTCCTCGACTCCGGCATCGTCACCAACCGCAACGCCATCCCGGCCGACCCCAACGGGGCCTGGTACACCTCCGGCATCCGCATCGGCACCCCCGCCCTGACCACCCGCGGCCTGGGCACCGCCGAGATGGACGAGGTCGCCGCCCTCATCGACCGCGTCCTCACCACCACCGAGCCCGGTACGACCAAGTCGGGCGCCCCGTCCAAGGCCGCTCACGTCCTGGACCCGAAGATCGCGGACGAGATCTCCCACCGCGCCACCGACCTCGTGGCCGGCTTCCCGCTGTACCCGGAGATCGACCTCGGCTGA